The Dreissena polymorpha isolate Duluth1 chromosome 10, UMN_Dpol_1.0, whole genome shotgun sequence genome includes a region encoding these proteins:
- the LOC127849267 gene encoding thyrotropin-releasing hormone receptor-like: MSSLNETVNTTMQHSNATSEVANALTWINAVRGMRQVGIPVIIFIGFCGNALSLVVFSKKRMRRTTCSVFLTTLAIVDNTFLLALLASWIDNEVHNIFTTSIACKMFIYVTYVTCFLSVWCVVGFSCERYIAICFPLKQRFMCSVIREKLTILGLGICACLLYIFSFWTSGVQKWNQQWKCVYRHEYIDLMNVVTWMDTVLTMVVPFTVIVIVNTLVLRTMLHTSKQRVFGEGLILSHHQKSSSSPKAPKASECLLSRCSDSHDYRLSKNSCARNKPIQNKTLSMQQTRVTRTLLSVSFTFLILNLPSHAMRLFNLIASLTSNTPFGEGGLRIRELTGFE, translated from the coding sequence ATGTCCAGCCTAAACGAAACAGTTAACACGACAATGCAACACAGCAACGCAACATCGGAGGTCGCTAACGCGTTAACATGGATAAACGCCGTCAGGGGCATGCGTCAGGTGGGAATCCCGGTGATAATATTCATTGGATTCTGTGGAAACGCCCTGTCACTCGTAGTGTTCTCAAAGAAACGAATGCGCCGTACCACATGTTCCGTATTTTTAACCACCCTTGCCATAGTAGACAACACATTTCTCCTCGCGTTACTTGCGTCATGGATTGATAACGAAGTGCACAATATATTTACAACATCAATAGCGTGCAAAATGTTTATATATGTGACATACGTGACGTGTTTTCTCAGTGTGTGGTGCGTCGTTGGATTTTCATGTGAACGCTACATCGCCATTTGCTTTCCTCTTAAGCAGAGGTTCATGTGTAGCGTAATACGAGAAAAGTTAACAATTTTAGGTCTGGGTATTTGTGCATGTCTTCTTTATATATTCAGTTTTTGGACATCCGGTGTCCAAAAGTGGAATCAACAATGGAAGTGCGTGTACAGGCATGAGTATATTGATTTAATGAATGTTGTAACTTGGATGGATACCGTTTTAACAATGGTTGTTCCTTTTActgtcattgttattgttaacacATTAGTTCTCCGAACAATGCTTCACACCTCAAAACAAAGGGTGTTTGGTGAAGGACTGATTTTGTCGCATCACCAAAAATCATCATCAAGTCCTAAAGCACCTAAAGCAAGTGAATGCTTATTGTCTCGTTGTTCTGATTCTCATGATTACCGTCTCTCCAAAAACAGCTGTGCAAGAAATAAaccaatacaaaacaaaactttaTCAATGCAGCAAACACGTGTGACCAGAACGTTATTATCCGTCTCATTTACATTTTTAATACTCAATCTTCCATCACATGCTATGCGACTTTTCAATCTAATTGCATCGTTAACGAGCAATACACCCTTT